In one window of Acidobacteriota bacterium DNA:
- a CDS encoding insulinase family protein — translation MNRIRYGAAIAAAGFLLVSLGLPQSRRSGRRAAPEPRAPFLLESLSYEEAAPGARAVLKNGMTVLVHETRTAPLVAVRAYVSRVGPLAADDTLAELMGALVCRGGESGGAGTFRQRVHALGGVFSRSTDPGHNLLEIVAPADRWRQALVLQADAMGHPSFDPEVVRSESSLLAAEARARRAQPGEAARAALFEEGSGRAAPGRDGEPTAGDPEGIRAAFAAAYTPAAMTLVVAGDVRSSDILNEIVRLYDMSPKPPVRASGRPARRPEGFRYRALRREGPQAGILFGFRTGAAGGGDSAATEVLAALLGGGRSSALEARWGEREGLLLGARALVADAREMLLLEAETDGADIDRAELAVMTEIERIKRREPERAEMERAIGCLERSYWRALETVGGRAALLARCEFSGNWKRMQSYPSEWRRVEAREVRQAAVRYLGLDNGVLVECLPGSAGARSVTAAVVKKTLEGLLPAALEEAERKREKEVVYAPVLPEERGRFEPSEVQYPLRTASILRGPELYIQEDHSTPVIDLGLFYPGGRRAETAENAGITALMLEAMMPPAALRQVEILGGAVESVAGDDFFGVFLSVPSANFEAALEPLSRAIRDPEFVPEAVAWKKRVRSAELAGRKDSLDAGMRGMEGVLFRDSAYALTGGEEASALPALTAEDLELWHRETMRRRKPVVAAVGDTTGTALAARFVKDFSGSRMLGEERKGEFVEPLEKGSVLEAGGARPGRMLIVGYPAPPEEDEDLYALRVLEGYLGGMGRLAQQLRDRLGVAWHADFVLRPRLLGGSVAAVALTGDEGGEGALEAMRAELDAVGRRPPASHDFRAAQAAAAGMHRIRRQERHARILEMVRHFMAGKGLDEYREFERNLGGVTGEDFTAAAARILRPERAVVLKIGERAGAGGAAVPETRGEER, via the coding sequence ATGAACAGAATCCGATACGGCGCCGCCATCGCAGCCGCGGGCTTTCTGCTGGTTTCGCTCGGCCTGCCGCAGTCGAGGCGCAGCGGACGGCGTGCGGCGCCGGAGCCGCGCGCCCCGTTTCTGCTCGAGTCCCTTTCGTACGAGGAGGCGGCGCCGGGGGCGCGGGCGGTGTTGAAAAACGGGATGACGGTCCTGGTCCACGAAACCCGCACGGCGCCGCTGGTCGCGGTCCGGGCGTACGTGTCGCGGGTCGGTCCCCTGGCCGCGGACGATACCCTTGCCGAACTGATGGGTGCGCTGGTATGCCGCGGGGGGGAGTCCGGCGGCGCGGGAACCTTCCGGCAGCGCGTCCACGCCCTCGGAGGCGTTTTCTCCCGGAGCACCGATCCGGGGCACAACCTCCTGGAGATCGTGGCCCCGGCCGATCGTTGGCGTCAGGCGCTGGTCCTGCAGGCGGACGCCATGGGGCACCCCTCTTTCGACCCCGAGGTGGTGAGGAGCGAATCCAGCCTTCTGGCCGCGGAGGCGCGGGCGCGGCGGGCGCAGCCGGGGGAGGCGGCGCGCGCGGCCCTTTTTGAGGAAGGGTCGGGCCGGGCGGCGCCGGGGCGCGACGGGGAACCGACGGCCGGGGATCCGGAAGGAATCCGGGCGGCTTTTGCCGCCGCCTACACCCCCGCCGCCATGACCCTGGTGGTCGCGGGGGATGTCCGTTCGAGCGACATCCTCAACGAAATCGTGCGGCTGTACGACATGTCCCCGAAACCCCCGGTCAGGGCGTCCGGTCGTCCCGCACGGCGGCCGGAGGGGTTCCGCTACCGCGCCCTGCGGAGGGAGGGGCCCCAGGCGGGGATCCTGTTCGGTTTCCGGACGGGGGCGGCGGGAGGCGGAGACTCCGCCGCCACGGAGGTTCTCGCGGCTCTGCTGGGGGGAGGCCGCAGTTCGGCGCTCGAGGCGCGGTGGGGGGAACGGGAGGGGCTGCTCCTGGGCGCACGTGCGCTGGTTGCGGACGCGCGGGAAATGCTTCTCCTGGAGGCGGAGACGGACGGGGCGGATATCGATCGAGCCGAACTGGCGGTCATGACCGAAATCGAGCGGATCAAGAGGAGGGAGCCCGAACGGGCGGAGATGGAGCGCGCGATCGGCTGCCTGGAACGCTCCTACTGGCGGGCGCTCGAGACGGTCGGCGGCCGGGCCGCGCTGCTCGCCCGCTGCGAATTTTCCGGGAACTGGAAAAGGATGCAGTCGTATCCGTCCGAATGGCGCCGGGTCGAGGCGCGTGAGGTCCGGCAGGCGGCCGTCCGCTACCTCGGCCTGGACAACGGCGTTCTGGTGGAGTGTCTTCCGGGATCGGCCGGTGCGCGGTCGGTCACGGCGGCCGTGGTGAAGAAGACGCTGGAGGGACTGCTTCCGGCGGCGCTGGAGGAAGCCGAGCGGAAGCGGGAGAAGGAAGTGGTCTATGCCCCGGTCCTCCCGGAGGAGAGGGGGAGGTTCGAGCCGAGCGAAGTGCAGTACCCGCTGCGGACGGCCTCGATCCTGCGCGGCCCGGAACTGTACATCCAGGAGGACCACTCGACCCCCGTCATCGACCTGGGCCTGTTCTACCCGGGGGGGAGACGGGCGGAGACCGCGGAGAACGCCGGGATCACGGCCCTGATGCTGGAAGCGATGATGCCCCCCGCCGCCCTGCGGCAGGTGGAGATCCTGGGGGGAGCGGTCGAGAGCGTGGCCGGCGATGATTTTTTCGGGGTCTTCCTCTCCGTCCCCTCCGCCAATTTCGAGGCCGCCCTGGAGCCGCTTTCCCGGGCGATCCGCGACCCCGAGTTTGTTCCGGAGGCGGTCGCATGGAAAAAACGGGTGCGGTCGGCCGAACTCGCGGGGCGGAAGGACTCCCTGGATGCCGGAATGCGGGGGATGGAGGGCGTTCTCTTCCGCGATTCCGCCTACGCCCTGACCGGAGGGGAGGAGGCCTCGGCCCTGCCCGCCCTGACGGCGGAGGATCTCGAGCTCTGGCACCGGGAAACGATGCGCCGCCGCAAGCCGGTCGTAGCCGCCGTCGGGGACACGACCGGAACCGCCCTGGCCGCCCGCTTCGTGAAGGATTTCAGCGGCTCCCGCATGCTGGGGGAAGAGCGCAAGGGGGAATTCGTCGAGCCCCTGGAAAAGGGGAGCGTCCTCGAAGCGGGCGGGGCCCGGCCCGGGAGGATGCTGATTGTCGGCTACCCGGCGCCTCCCGAGGAGGATGAGGACCTGTACGCCCTGCGCGTGCTCGAGGGATACCTCGGGGGAATGGGGCGGCTGGCGCAGCAGTTGCGCGACCGCCTGGGGGTGGCCTGGCATGCCGATTTCGTCCTCCGGCCGCGCCTGCTGGGGGGGAGTGTGGCCGCCGTCGCCCTGACGGGGGATGAGGGGGGGGAGGGCGCGCTCGAGGCGATGAGGGCGGAACTGGACGCGGTCGGCCGGCGCCCCCCGGCCTCGCACGACTTCCGGGCCGCCCAGGCGGCGGCCGCAGGAATGCACCGGATCCGCCGGCAGGAGCGCCATGCCCGGATTCTCGAAATGGTACGTCACTTCATGGCCGGGAAGGGGTTGGACGAGTACCGGGAGTTTGAACGGAACCTCGGGGGGGTGACCGGGGAGGACTTCACGGCGGCCGCCGCGAGGATCCT